One Nicotiana sylvestris chromosome 12, ASM39365v2, whole genome shotgun sequence genomic window carries:
- the LOC104229910 gene encoding protein IQ-DOMAIN 13-like: protein MGKKGSWFSAIKRVFTPSSKEKLPNESEKKSAKEKKGRGKLKHGENKSFIPLFREPSSIEKILGEADEQKLLTPRFTLPSVDSPRASSYRVASPTATSPRVASPKVSSHRLNSPKAASQRVTSPKVPTPRISSPKATSPKVNRNRKEISYAYRPEPTLRNLQLSATKIQAAYRGYMARRSFRALRGLVRLQGVVGSSNVKKQTANAMKQMQLLVRVQTQIQSRRIQMLENQALQHQAYRNDKDVESITSKWTQLCEAGNHDNWDDSLLTKEEVEARMRKKVEAVIKRERAMAYAYSHQLWKGDPKSALDMGASGLWWNWFERQPPSENAYKGQSTVKDINLTTPRTISEHKPSPTPLNNNLRHLFSEYNNHESVTPARAISEHKPSPTPLNNNFRRILSDYDNHESVTPMSTKSAFPTRGKQMHTPSRTPPVNSSSLRKYSRTRASATNYPFDLPLKDDDSLTSCPPFSAPHYMAPTVSAKAKLRASSNPKERISSKPSSDTKKRFSFPLTPNIWSSKWSKGSGKDSASRKEVDKQESMADHISVDSTVSMPAEVGRRPFNRFV from the exons ATGGGGAAGAAAGGCAGTTGGTTTTCTGCTATCAAAAGGGTGTTTACACCCAGCTCTAAGGAGAAGCTACCCAAT GAATCAGAGAAGAAAAGTGCTAAGGAAAAGAAAGGTCGCGGAAAACTGAAGCATGGAGAGAACAAATCATTTATTCCTCTCTTCAGAGAGCCAAGTAGTATTGAGAAAATACTGGGAGAAGCAGATGAACAAAAACTACTTACTCCAAGATTCACTTTACCTAGTGTCGACTCTCCTCGGGCTTCTTCTTATAGAGTTGCCTCTCCTACTGCTACTTCTCCAAGAGTTGCCTCTCCTAAGGTTTCTTCCCACAGGCTTAATTCTCCGAAGGCTGCCTCTCAAAGGGTTACTTCTCCTAAGGTCCCGACTCCAAGGATTTCTTCTCCTAAAGCTACTTCTCCTAAGGTTAATCGAAATCGCAAAGAAATCAGCTATGCTTATAGACCAGAACCAACTTTGAGGAATCTCCAGCTTTCAGCAACCAAGATACAGGCAGCCTACAGAGGTTACATG GCAAGGAGGAGTTTCCGAGCATTGAGGGGTTTAGTAAGGCTTCAAGGAGTGGTGGGGAGTAGTAATGTAAAAAAGCAAACAGCAAATGCCATGAAGCAGATGCAACTTCTGGTTAGGGTCCAAACTCAAATTCAGTCAAGGAGGATCCAAATGTTGGAAAACCAGGCACTTCAACACCAAGCATACAGGAACGATAAGGACGTTGAGAGCATCACGAGCAAATGGACTCAGCTG TGTGAGGCAGGTAACCATGATAATTGGGATGATAGTTTGCTAAccaaagaagaagtagaagcaagGATGCGGAAGAAAGTGGAGGCAGTCATCAAAAGGGAGAGAGCAATGGCATATGCCTATTCTCACCAG CTATGGAAAGGTGATCCAAAATCGGCTCTGGACATGGGAGCTAGTGGATTGTGGTGGAATTGGTTTGAACGCCAGCCACCTTCTGAAAATGCATACAAGGGCCAATCTACTGTGAAAGATATCAACCTAACAACACCAAGAACGATTTCAGAGCACAAACCAAGTCCAACTCCGCTAAACAATAATTTGAGACACCTATTCTCGGAGTACAATAATCATGAATCGGTCACACCAGCAAGGGCAATTTCAGAGCACAAACCAAGTCCAACACCTCTAAACAACAATTTCAGACGCATACTCTCTGATTACGATAACCATGAATCGGTCACACCAATGTCAACCAAGTCAGCATTTCCAACAAGGGGAAAACAAATGCATACTCCAAGTAGAACACCACCAGTGAACAGCTCAAGTCTAAGAAAGTATTCAAGAACCAGAGCTAGTGCTACTAACTACCCTTTTGATCTTCCATTGAAGGACGACGATAGCCTCACGAGCTGCCCTCCCTTTTCGGCTCCACATTACATGGCACCTACTGTCTCAGCTAAAGCTAAACTCAGAGCAAGTAGCAATCCTAAGGAGAGAATTTCATCAAAACCATCCAGTGACACAAAGAAAAGATTTTCCTTCCCTTTGACTCCAAATATTTGGTCTTCCAAATGGAGCAAAGGTTCTGGAAAGGATTCTGCTTCTCGAAAAGAAGTCGATAAACAAGAGTCTATGGCGGATCATATAAGTGTGGATTCAACTGTCTCAATGCCCGCAGAAGTTGGGAGGAGACCATTTAACAGATTTGTGTGA